A single window of Coffea eugenioides isolate CCC68of chromosome 7, Ceug_1.0, whole genome shotgun sequence DNA harbors:
- the LOC113777718 gene encoding putative UDP-rhamnose:rhamnosyltransferase 1 — MADKPSSLHVVMLPWLAFGHFIPFLELSKFIAQRGHKVSFVSTPKNIDRLPKIPPNLASSITFVKIPLPPVDGLPENVEATVDLGDLDVAVLKKAYDGLEPELTRFLEYSAPDWIIYDFAPYWIPHIAAKLNISKSFFCIYSAASMAFSSPSLDAMVAGTDPRTKVEDFTVPPKWIPFESKLAFKLHESRFVVRSKNLDGSGVSDMYRIGSAIKGADVTLIRYCPEFEGKWLKLLEDLLQRHIIPLGLMPPPVEKSSVENNESWIAIKDWLDGQGKGSVVYVALGSEVSLNQLQLSELALGLELSGVPFFWALRNPSGLPEGFQDRVKGRGIVWKNWAPQLNILSHDSVGGFLTHCGWSSSIEGLMFGHPLIMLPFIIDTGLIARIMEEKQVGIEIPRNDVDGSYTSHTVANSVRLIMVENEGKIFKDKAKEISAIFGDQDLHDSYLHKCVDYLENKRHESK; from the coding sequence ATGGCAGACAAACCCAGCAGCTTACATGTTGTCATGCTTCCTTGGTTAGCCTTCGGCCATTTCATCCCTTTTCTAGAGCTCTCAAAATTCATAGCTCAGAGAGGTCACAAAGTTAGCTTCGTTTCCACCCCTAAAAACATCGATCGCCTTCCTAAAATCCCACCAAATTTAGCATCTTCTATTACCTTTGTAAAAATCCCACTCCCCCCAGTCGATGGGCTTCCCGAAAATGTGGAGGCCACCGTAGACCTTGGCGATCTTGATGTTGCCGTTCTCAAGAAAGCCTACGACGGACTTGAGCCCGAGTTGACTCGTTTCTTGGAATACTCAGCTCCGGACTGGATTATTTACGACTTTGCCCCATATTGGATACCTCACATCGCAGCTAAGCTCAACATATCTAAATCATTCTTTTGTATTTATAGCGCTGCCAGTATGGCATTCTCTTCACCCTCTCTTGATGCGATGGTCGCGGGTACTGATCCCAGAACTAAGGTCGAGGATTTTACGGTTCCACCGAAGTGGATCCCATTCGAGAGTAAATTGGCATTCAAGTTGCACGAGAGTAGATTTGTTGTGCGAAGTAAGAACCTAGATGGATCGGGTGTATCGGATATGTATCGGATCGGATCGGCTATAAAGGGTGCAGATGTTACATTGATAAGATATTGCCCCGAGTTTGAAGGCAAGTGGTTGAAGTTGCTTGAAGATTTGCTACAGCGGCATATAATACCGCTGGGATTAATGCCACCCCCGGTGGAAAAAAGCAGCGTCGAGAACAATGAGTCCTGGATTGCAATCAAGGATTGGCTTGATGGTCAAGGTAAAGGCTCGGTGGTTTATGTGGCACTTGGGAGTGAGGTATCACTCAATCAACTCCAACTCAGTGAGTTAGCTCTCGGGCTGGAGTTATCCGGGGTACCATTTTTCTGGGCTCTAAGGAATCCATCTGGGCTGCCAGAGGGGTTCCAGGATAGAGTCAAGGGAAGGGGTATCGTTTGGAAGAATTGGGCACCTCAGCTTAACATACTGAGTCATGACTCAGTGGGTGGATTCCTGACTCACTGCGGGTGGAGTTCGAGTATAGAGGGGCTCATGTTTGGTCATCCGCTCATTATGCTGCCCTTTATCATAGATACGGGGTTGATTGCTAGGATAATGGAGGAAAAACAGGTGGGGATAGAAATACCGAGAAATGATGTAGATGGATCGTACACGAGCCACACGGTGGCCAACTCGGTAAGGTTGATTATGGTGGAAAACGAAGGTAAAATCTTCAAGGACAAAGCTAAAGAAATTAGTGCAATATTTGGAGATCAGGATTTGCATGACAGTTACCTACACAAGTGTGTAGATTACTTGGAAAATAAAAGACATGAATCCAAATAA
- the LOC113778588 gene encoding UDP-glycosyltransferase 91D1-like, which yields MANEPKLHVVMFPWSAFGHIIPFLELAKFIAQRGHEITFISTPRNIDRLPEIPPIFASSITFVKIPLPRVEGLPENAEATMDIRNEDIPHLKKAYDGLEPELTRFLESSLPDWIIFDFAPYWLPLIATKLGISKAFFSIINSWFLAFLGPSDVMINDADPRSTVEDFIVPPKWVPFETKVAYKPYEINWILGAGQENVTGVSDSSRSGMLMKGSDVIVVRQSYEFEGQWLKLLEELHQRKVIPLGLMPPQVEKISNDGNDSWDSIREWLDVRNKGSVLYVALGSEVSLSQTDVTELALGLELSGVPFFWALRKPSGSTESIQVPNGLEERVKGRGTVWKGWAPQLNILSHDSVGGFLTHCGWSSCIEGLVFGHPLVMLPFLVDQGLNARVMEDRKVGIEIPRNEQDRSYTRDSVAESVRLIMVANEGKIFREKAKEMSGIFGDRELHDGYIQKFIDYLENNRHNPMDGFCH from the coding sequence ATGGCTAACGAGCCCAAATTACACGTAGTTATGTTCCCATGGTCGGCCTTTGGGCACATTATCCCGTTTTTGGAGCTCGCAAAATTCATAGCTCAAAGGGGTCACGAGATCACCTTCATTTCCACCCCAAGAAACATCGATCGCCTCCCAGAAATCCCACCAATTTTTGCTTCTTCTATAACCTTCGTCAAAATTCCACTGCCCAGAGTTGAAGGACTTCCGGAAAATGCGGAGGCCACCATGGACATCCGTAACGAGGACATTCCCCATCTCAAGAAGGCCTATGATGGGCTCGAACCCGAGTTGACTCGCTTTCTCGAGAGCTCGCTTCCGGATTGGATTATCTTCGACTTTGCTCCTTACTGGTTGCCTCTAATTGCTACCAAGCTGGGAATTTCTAAAGCATTCTTTTCAATTATCAACTCATGGTTTTTGGCATTTCTAGGACCGTCAGATGTAATGATCAATGATGCAGATCCAAGATCGACGGTCGAGGATTTCATAGTTCCTCCCAAGTGGGTTCCTTTTGAGACAAAAGTGGCGTACAAGCCGTACGAGATCAACTGGATTCTAGGAGCAGGTCAGGAGAATGTAACCGGAGTATCTGACAGCTCCCGTTCGGGAATGTTAATGAAGGGTTCTGATGTTATTGTCGTAAGACAATCCTACGAGTTTGAAGGGCAGTGGTTGAAGCTTCTTGAGGAGCTGCATCAAAGAAAAGTGATTCCTTTGGGATTAATGCCACCCCAAGTGGAAAAGATTAGCAATGATGGGAATGATTCCTGGGATTCAATCAGGGAATGGCTTGATGTTCGAAACAAGGGCTCAGTTTTGTACGTCGCATTAGGGAGTGAGGTGTCACTCAGTCAAACGGATGTCACTGAGTTGGCACTCGGGTTGGAGTTATCTGGGGTACCATTTTTCTGGGCGCTAAGGAAGCCGTCTGGATCCACCGAGTCAATTCAGGTGCCAAATGGGCTTGAGGAGAGAGTCAAGGGGAGAGGGACTGTGTGGAAAGGCTGGGCCCCACAGTTGAATATACTGAGTCATGACTCAGTGGGTGGGTTCTTGACTCACTGCGGTTGGAGTTCATGCATAGAGGGACTTGTGTTTGGTCATCCGCTGGTTATGCTCCCATTTTTGGTGGACCAAGGGTTGAACGCTAGGGTTATGGAGGATAGGAAGGTTGGAATTGAAATACCCAGGAATGAGCAAGACAGGTCATACACGAGAGACTCGGTGGCTGAGTCTGTTAGGCTTATTATGGTTGCAAATGAAGGGAAAATTTTCAGGGAGAAAGCTAAAGAAATGAGTGGAATATTTGGAGACAGAGAATTGCATGACGGTTACATCCAAAAATTTATAGATTATTTGGAGAACAATAGACACAATCCCATGGATGGATTCTGCCACTAG
- the LOC113776796 gene encoding uncharacterized protein LOC113776796, with product MRLEGERERKSVRLSKLNKSSSSWRKRLASWRKLKLLFSSDSPVSSSSFSSARDPVRPVVAIPFTEVCLSSGNEDQPPVISNTLENRECFLPVESVVIGRGEFRYTPDVSNLLNDRASPSSKKNMPPRSASSINEETSSFPASNFNQSTVTSARQRRKKNRNTPLHPSSAISAHSKKRSNSSTVRTENAGRKRRRGQPNLSLVNNIPNESLALPDATPCGHCGAKRFHLEPPNFCCAGGEISVVAPPMPYDLKGLFIGSDEESFHFRNNARTYNNNLGFTSFTAKYDSELTKNTKGVYIFRVQGQVYHFLNGLVRSDDTASGIQLYFFDTDEELAKRVAASDKLRATTLRLLMRILSDNPYAKFFRNLSHVPNINNLNIVLCCYPALDQRVYNLPSASQVAAIWTENQDESDHMGAHIQVYTHSNSSYRIKHYHGCYDPLRYPILFPCGECEWHPGVKRARKRKRREDSCEEDINIHPSSVDSASSLLDREQRAADRSKNKEDTVSAREYYCYRFQIRDDDESMLLHSLRLLQQYAVDGYVKIETSRLDFHRNRQNNIRSEVLQGVLDSISISQTNASKVGRRTILPASFIGRPRDMRRRYLDDRPDLLARVFRAKFELLKSEVLNKQIFGEVAAYVYVIEFQKRGFPHAHMLLILKLEYKLLNPESYDRVVCAKIPDRFKHPHLYSLVVKHMIHGPCGDMDRTCPCMKDGRCKNHYPKSFCSQTTHAEDSYPQYRRRDD from the exons ATGCGATT AGAGGGAGAGCGAGAAAGGAAGAGTGTTCGTCTATCAAAGTTGAACAAAAGCAGCAGTTCTTGGAGGAAGAGATTAGCATCCTGGAGGAAGTTAAAG cTTTTGTTCTCTTCGGATTCTCCTGTCAGCTCCTCCTCTTTTAGTTCAG CAAGAGATCCTGTGCGCCCTGTTGTTGCTATTCCATTCACTGAGGTGTGCCT ATCTTCTGGTAATGAGGATCAACCTCCTGTCATTTCTAATACACTAGAAAATCGAGAGTGCTTTCTTCCAGTTGAGAGTGTTGTTATAGGGCGTGGAGAGTTCCGTTACACTCCTGATGTATCTAATTTGCTCAATGATCGTGCTTCACCGTCTTCTAAAAAAAATATGCCTCCCAGGTCTGCATCATCTATTAATGAAG AAACTTCTTCTTTTCCAGCAAGCAATTTTAACCAGTCTACAGTGACCTCTGCTCGccagagaaggaaaaaaaataggaaTACTCCTCTTCATCCATCCTCTGCAATTTCTGCACATAGCAAGAAACGTAGTAACTCTTCTACCGTGAGAACAGAGAATGCAG GGAGAAAACGGAGGCGTGGCCAGCCAAATCTTTCCCTCGTGAACAATATTCCTAATGAGTCTTTGGCTTTGCCTGATGCTACTCCTTGTGGCCATTGTGGGGCGAAAAGATTCCATTTGGAACCGCCTAATTTTTGCTGCGCAGGAGGAGAAATTTCTGTTGTCGCTCCTCCTATGCCTTACGATTTGAAGGGCTTATTTATTGGTAGCGATGAGGAGAGCTTCCATTTTAGGAATAATGCTCGCACTTACAACAATAACTTAGGCTTCACATCATTTACTGCTAAATATGATTCTGAACTAACAAAGAACACCAAAGGTGTTTACATCTTTCGTGTTCAAGGTCAGGTTTATCATTTTCTTAATGGCCTTGTCCGGTCAGACGATACAGCATCTGGGATTCAACTATACTTCTTCGACACTGATGAAGAATTAGCAAAGAGGGTTGCTGCTTCTGATAAGTTGCGAGCAACCACATTAAGACTCCTTATGCGCATTCTTAGTGACAATCCTTATGCTAAGTTCTTCAGAAACCTTAGCCATGTTCCAAACATTAACAACTTGAACATTGTACTTTGCTGTTATCCCGCCCTTGACCAGCGAGTTTATAACCTTCCTTCTGCGTCCCAAGTTGCAGCAATATGGACTGAAAATCAAGATGAATCAGACCATATGGGCGCTCATATTCAAGTGTATACTCATTCAAATAGCAGCTATAGAATTAAACATTACCATGGCTGCTATGATCCATTGCGATACCCTATTCTGTTTCCCTGCGGTGAATGCGAGTGGCACCCTGGAGTTAAAAGAGCtcgaaaaagaaagagaagagagGATTCCTGTGAGGAAGATATCAATATTCATCCTTCTTCGGTCGATTCTGCATCAAGTTTATTGGATCGTGAACAAAGAG CTGCTGATCgttcaaaaaataaagaagacacGGTGTCAGCTAGGGAATACTACTGTTACAGATTTCAGATCAGAGATGATGATGAATCAATGTTACTGCACTCACTTAGACTATTACAACAGTATGCAGTAGATGGTTATGTTAAGATTGAAACGTCTAGGCTTGACTTTCATAGAAACCGACAGAACAACATTCGTTCTGAGGTTCTTCAAGGAGTCCTAGACAGTATTTCTATAAGCCAAACCAATGCTTCTAAAGTTGGCCGTAGAACCATATTACCAGCTTCCTTTATAGGTAGACCAAGGGACATGAGACGTCGATATCTTGAT GACAGACCGGACCTTCTGGCTAGAGTCTTTAGAGCCAAGTTTGAATTGCTGAAATCAGAAGTTTTGAACAAACAAATCTTTGGAGAAGTTGCAGCGTATGTTTATGTGATTGAGTTCCAAAAACGTGGATTCCCACATGCGCATATGCTACTAATTTTGAAGCTTGAATACAAGCTCCTAAATCCAGAGTCATATGATAGAGTGGTCTGCGCTAAAATACCTGATCGTTTTAAGCATCCTCATCTATATTCACTTGTTGTGAAGCATATGATTCATGGTCCTTGTGGTGATATGGATAGAACTTGCCCTTGTATGAAGGATGGTCGTTGTAAAAATCACTATCCAAAGAGTTTTTGTAGCCAAACGACTCATGCTGAAGATAGTTATCCACAATACAGAAGGAGGGATGATTGA
- the LOC113776797 gene encoding uncharacterized protein LOC113776797 encodes MYKYVFKGHDSISFKVVSHHAPDDTDEIKEFQQVNPQLLWEKFHRDLLTDYQHQCSFSVLTPSETTTRALQDINRSLEQIGKRITDYQLTSNDFHSPFHERLTQEIESERGLHGEAFFIDGPGGTGKTFLYRSLLATFRSQGYIAIAVATSGIAASILPGRRTAHSRFKIPLDFSKNKACQLSKQSSVAKLLLECKLILWDEASMAKRETIEAFDDLLKDIMDSNLPFGGKVVIFGGDFRQTLSVIERATKHVLIESSFPNSVLWSKLHKLKLTQNMRAMLDPAFSQFLLRIGEGREPVDANGEIALSPDIVISYYDKDQSLNRLVESVFPDLQLYSKDPYRMINRCILTPKNSSVDELNELLINKFHENVQIYISSDRTVEQRHQGDHEDFLNSQNPKGLPPHKLLLKENCPIMLLRNLNPNEGLCNGTRLICREFSLNIISAEIVFGIHAGKTVFIPKIPLQTSDNERNGIPFIRTQFPIRLCFALTINKAQGQTLDSVGLYLREPVFFHGQLYVALSRARTAAHLKVLLIPGTFDEKKINCKTRNGSKVEAIIFNADIPKMSPLLHVYKKYKITNAEVKPIPAKFQTTELTI; translated from the exons ATGTATAAGTATGTTTTCAAAGGCCATGACTCAATCAGTTTTAAGGTCGTTTCGCATCATGCCCCTGATGACACTGATGAAATAAAGGAATTTCAGCAAG TAAATCCTCAGCTCCTGTGGGAAAAATTTCACCGTGACCTCTTAACAGATTACCAGCACCAATGCTCATTTTCTGTCCTTACTCCTTCAGAGACCACAACAAGAGCGTTACAAGACATTAACAGATCATTGGAGCAAATAGGAAAAAGAATAACTGATTACCAATTAACTTCAAATGATTTCCATTCTCCTTTTCATGAACGATTGACACAGGAGATCGAAAGCGAAAGGGGTTTACAT GGTGAAGCTTTTTTTATTGATGGTCCAGGAGGGACTGGTAAAACATTCTTATACCGATCGCTGCTTGCTACATTTAGATCGCAGGGTTACATTGCCATTGCTGTAGCCACTTCTGGCATTGCAGCTTCTATTCTTCCTGGAAGACGAACAGCGCACTCAAGATTTAAGATACCATTGGACTTTTCAAAGAATAAAGCTTGTCAACTTAGCAAACAAAGCAGTGTTGCCAAATTGCTTTTAGAGTGTAAACTTATCCTTTGGGATGAAGCATCGATGGCTAAGCGAGAAACGATTGAGGCATTTGATGATCTACTTAAAGATATAATGGATTCTAATTTGCCTTTTGGAGGAAAAGTTGTAATTTTTGGTGGAGATTTTCGGCAAACTTTGTCGGTTATTGAGCGAGCAACAAAGCATGTCCTCATAGAATCAAGCTTTCCTAACTCTGTTCTCTGGTCTAAGTTACACAAACTGAAACTCACGCAGAATATGAGAGCCATGTTAGATCCTGCTTTCTCTCAGTTTTTATTAAGAATAGGCGAGGGAAGAGAGCCTGTAGATGCAAACGGCGAAATCGCTTTATCACCTGATATAGTTATTTCTTATTATGATAAAGATCAATCTTTAAATAG GTTAGTTGAGAGTGTTTTCCCAGATTTGCAGCTGTATTCTAAAGATCCTTATAGGATGATAAATAGATGCATCCTTACTCCCAAAAATAGCTCAGTCGATGAGCTAAATGAGCTATTGATAaacaaatttcatgaaaatgttCAAATTTATATAAGTTCAGATCGGACTGTTGAGCAGCGGCACCAAGGTGACCATGAAGATTTTCTAAATTCGCAGAATCCAAAAGGACTTCCTCCTCATAAGTTGCTGCTAAAAGAAAACTGTCCTATTATGCTTTTAAGGAATTTAAATCCTAATGAAGGATTGTGTAATGGGACAAGGTTAATATGTAGAGAGTTTAGCTTGAATATCATTTCTGCAGAAATTGTTTTTGGCATTCACGCTGGGAAAACAGTCTTCATCCCAAAAATACCTCTTCAGACCTCTGACAATGAAAGAAATGGGATTCCGTTCATAAGAACTCAATTTCCTATCCGCCTCTGTTTTGCTTTAACCATTAATAAGGCACAGGGACAAACTCTTGACTCTGTGGGTCTTTACTTGCGTGAACCTGTTTTTTTCCACGGACAGCTTTACGTTGCACTTTCTAGAGCTAGAACTGCTGCTCACCTTAAAGTTCTTCTTATTCCTGGAACTTTTGATGAGAAAAAGATTAACTGCAAAACTAGGAAC GGATCAAAAGTAGAAGCAATAATCTTCAATGCTGATATTCCTAAAATGAGTCCGCTCTTACATGTTTACAAAAAATACAAGATCACGAATGCTGAAGTGAAGCCTATCCCAGCAAAATTTCAGACAACTGAGCTCACTATCTAA